One region of uncultured Sulfurimonas sp. genomic DNA includes:
- a CDS encoding M56 family metallopeptidase, which translates to MKDPLVLQQIMTVSNLVVLTGLNLFVQSTIILLTGLAIDRLICKKGAAVQSVVLRFFLVAVLLGPFASTGFRYFGINLVTMKIPGLPAYYSSSHESTSLYGDDISQKRTVSGIETELPIARGNELPPPENVHHEKKGNRIGEQHVSQIPAEKPVEVLKSENSQVIIHALHQKNVTESAQEYNPGNNGARGGIIAQEHSNNRIDFIPWLYLAGTVLWIVSSSVLAFKLLGASLYVFYMRRTIFPAKPCYRKMCKILAGEVGVKPPEVLQSPYIKTPLLAGVFRPVIIMPISSDENSYPSREILLHELSHLKRHDTFWNYLRQLGVTVLPFQPLLWILSRRIEETSDFVCDDFVLQHSANQKNYAVGLARMALRYFPENTGLSIGAGFISVTSSLKRRISRILDTTRRISLIVSARTVFNVSFLCAFTTFVSGLIGIKGNNMIHESYASETKPGEDKKKTAFKAYETGKTAQNKFAEANHDKKSPVSQNSDIIQGKRPDNETIPGSVNTKQADIKENMTRQDFGNEKNYAAMPLEYTQPAHDEAEPDFSGTIGKPITGIIPGEEYVLVDSGMESNVGQQEEISAETIPEETGNNIKIAENEETAEAFVLTSHIDFEMTGSTALSNNDISELGMTALDIIISYDYENVDRNDSVQRKLADIYGSLSSSKMYPVWSPDGDKIAFNDKEYGIWLVDANGGEPELLYENYYSLKFGNYHLHYGGLQTIGFSPDGEEIAFLRYEIDTEWGTSVKLDETGLFYTIEYPMPVIESVNITSGETRVLSKGGITGCWSRSGKYFAYITQDMNLGRKLWLHDLDTGEIRKIECLQPSKVRFSEDDSTLYISEQDEDNIRRVSRISLLDGDTEIVPLPENSSLADVSADGRRILFVDWSANLQQFIFDMQTGEIIDVFPSEKYSTTWGMFSPDGTKICLNFLESYQGEPVWKMYIHDLDLPAEKATDIDADIPVPFALKGNFPNPFNMATTIDYSVPESGYVSLTVYNITGQKVRELVAQDMDAGIHHVLWDGRDDRGEKVSSGTYLTTLTAGNQVKMHKMMMVK; encoded by the coding sequence GTGAAAGATCCCCTTGTTTTACAACAGATAATGACAGTGTCGAATCTTGTTGTATTGACAGGCCTGAATCTGTTTGTTCAGTCGACCATAATTCTGTTAACAGGTCTGGCAATCGACCGGTTGATATGTAAAAAAGGGGCTGCAGTTCAGTCCGTTGTATTACGCTTTTTCCTTGTCGCTGTTCTTCTGGGGCCGTTTGCATCGACCGGATTCCGGTATTTCGGGATAAACCTTGTTACCATGAAAATCCCCGGACTACCTGCTTATTATTCTTCATCACATGAATCGACATCGTTATATGGTGATGATATCTCTCAAAAACGTACTGTATCCGGAATTGAAACCGAACTACCGATAGCTCGTGGCAATGAATTGCCTCCGCCAGAGAATGTTCATCATGAAAAAAAAGGAAACCGTATCGGCGAACAACACGTTTCGCAAATCCCGGCAGAAAAACCGGTTGAAGTTCTGAAATCCGAAAATTCTCAGGTTATCATACACGCTCTACACCAAAAAAATGTCACCGAATCCGCACAGGAATATAATCCCGGCAATAATGGTGCCCGTGGAGGCATCATAGCCCAGGAACACAGTAATAACCGGATTGATTTCATACCGTGGTTATATCTGGCGGGAACGGTTTTGTGGATTGTAAGCTCGTCGGTTTTAGCGTTTAAGTTATTGGGTGCGAGTTTATATGTATTCTATATGCGGCGAACAATATTCCCGGCGAAACCCTGCTATCGAAAGATGTGCAAAATATTAGCCGGTGAGGTTGGTGTTAAGCCGCCGGAGGTTTTGCAAAGTCCTTACATAAAAACACCCCTTCTTGCGGGAGTTTTTCGTCCTGTCATAATAATGCCGATAAGCTCTGATGAAAATTCTTACCCATCACGAGAAATACTGCTGCATGAGCTGTCACATCTAAAAAGGCATGACACATTTTGGAATTATCTCAGGCAGTTGGGAGTCACCGTATTGCCTTTTCAGCCGCTTTTATGGATACTCTCGCGACGTATTGAAGAAACCAGTGATTTTGTTTGTGATGATTTTGTCTTACAGCATTCTGCAAACCAGAAAAATTATGCTGTCGGACTTGCACGGATGGCGCTCCGTTATTTTCCGGAGAATACGGGATTATCGATAGGTGCGGGCTTTATATCGGTAACATCATCCCTGAAAAGAAGGATTTCAAGAATTCTCGATACAACCCGTAGAATTTCTCTCATAGTTAGTGCCCGTACGGTTTTCAATGTTTCATTCCTTTGTGCTTTCACCACTTTTGTCAGCGGATTGATAGGCATTAAAGGCAATAATATGATTCACGAAAGTTATGCGTCGGAAACGAAACCCGGTGAAGACAAAAAGAAAACGGCATTCAAAGCTTATGAAACGGGAAAGACGGCACAGAATAAGTTCGCAGAGGCTAACCATGACAAAAAATCTCCGGTATCTCAAAATTCGGATATCATACAGGGAAAACGACCTGATAATGAAACAATTCCGGGCAGCGTGAACACGAAACAAGCCGATATCAAAGAGAACATGACCCGGCAAGATTTTGGGAATGAAAAAAATTATGCAGCCATGCCATTAGAATATACGCAACCTGCCCACGATGAAGCAGAACCGGATTTTTCCGGAACAATCGGCAAACCGATAACCGGAATTATCCCCGGAGAAGAATATGTTTTAGTTGACTCCGGGATGGAAAGTAACGTCGGTCAGCAGGAAGAAATATCTGCTGAAACCATACCGGAAGAAACGGGGAATAATATTAAAATAGCGGAAAATGAGGAAACCGCCGAAGCCTTTGTATTGACATCGCACATCGATTTTGAGATGACAGGTTCTACGGCACTCAGCAATAATGATATCAGTGAACTGGGTATGACTGCACTTGATATAATCATTTCATATGATTACGAAAACGTCGACCGTAATGATTCGGTACAACGAAAACTGGCTGATATATATGGCTCATTAAGTTCAAGTAAAATGTATCCCGTGTGGTCGCCGGATGGTGATAAGATAGCATTCAACGATAAAGAATACGGTATATGGCTTGTTGATGCAAATGGAGGAGAACCGGAACTTCTTTATGAAAATTACTACAGCCTGAAGTTTGGCAATTATCACCTGCATTACGGAGGATTGCAAACTATCGGTTTTTCTCCCGATGGGGAAGAGATCGCTTTTCTCAGGTATGAAATAGACACCGAATGGGGAACCTCAGTGAAACTGGATGAAACAGGCCTCTTTTATACAATCGAGTATCCTATGCCTGTCATCGAAAGCGTTAACATTACATCGGGGGAAACAAGAGTGTTGTCCAAAGGTGGTATCACCGGGTGCTGGAGCCGCAGCGGTAAATATTTTGCCTATATCACTCAGGACATGAATCTCGGCAGGAAATTGTGGTTACATGATCTGGATACGGGTGAAATCCGCAAAATCGAATGTCTGCAGCCATCTAAAGTGCGCTTTTCCGAGGACGATTCCACCCTCTATATATCCGAACAGGATGAAGACAATATACGAAGAGTATCCCGTATTTCGCTTTTGGACGGAGACACGGAAATTGTGCCGCTTCCTGAAAACTCATCGCTTGCCGATGTCTCGGCGGACGGAAGGCGGATTCTGTTTGTCGATTGGTCGGCCAATTTGCAGCAGTTTATTTTTGATATGCAAACCGGCGAAATCATTGATGTTTTTCCCTCGGAGAAATATTCGACAACATGGGGAATGTTCTCACCCGACGGAACAAAAATATGCCTGAATTTCCTCGAAAGTTATCAGGGCGAACCCGTATGGAAAATGTACATTCATGACCTTGATCTCCCGGCGGAAAAAGCCACAGATATCGATGCGGATATACCTGTACCCTTTGCACTCAAAGGCAATTTCCCGAATCCCTTTAATATGGCGACTACTATCGATTATTCGGTCCCGGAAAGCGGATATGTCAGCCTGACTGTCTATAACATCACGGGACAAAAAGTACGTGAACTGGTTGCTCAGGATATGGATGCGGGTATACATCATGTACTATGGGACGGGCGCGATGACCGTGGGGAAAAGGTTTCATCAGGAACTTATTTGACGACATTAACAGCCGGCAATCAGGTTAAAATGCATAAAATGATGATGGTGAAATAG
- a CDS encoding T9SS type A sorting domain-containing protein produces the protein MKRSYSFLLISVLIFMTFGTASAQIIPGSSSTYIQGTDWSPDGKFITYGAGSWDTGYDIMLISIEGGVPVNLTENEVKISVKPEFTPDGTEVIYNRWPFRKGVYPSPFPTDLTIEAINIKTRETRILVDQGENASFSADGTKIVYAKSLTGHIYGVYDFLAGKETEYDLTDLFQSERYAFSGVPELSPDNKYFLTSGTTDKDFIIHGGPPQIYADGEIEGLDYDNNQLMKFYRVSLDTGAAELFDIGEYAYYDPKFSPDGTKLLCTRYDYNNFEFVYLFEYFTDWSIPENWYIKDPDSGEFVPITLENFYYVDEPQVVYEKIRDGVYFTIESMGKKAPKKIGIWEITREVIIYDLITGEVTKVGDPDHYDSYYGSWSPDGTKVCYVRNDEDVSYLYIYDVLNGTYKVVFADGETGPTAVDDTEPTSFTLLSNYPNPFNPTTTIEFSLPLQGNVDIVIYNVMGQKVRELLSEHMNQGTHSVVWNGRDDSGTAVSSGVYLCRLKMDKQIATRRMMLLR, from the coding sequence ATGAAACGCTCATATTCTTTTTTGCTAATATCGGTACTGATTTTTATGACTTTCGGAACCGCGTCTGCACAGATTATTCCGGGAAGCAGTTCAACCTATATTCAGGGAACCGATTGGTCGCCTGACGGAAAGTTTATTACGTATGGCGCAGGATCATGGGATACCGGATATGATATAATGCTTATTTCCATTGAAGGCGGGGTACCGGTAAATCTCACCGAAAATGAGGTGAAAATAAGCGTGAAACCGGAATTTACTCCTGATGGTACAGAAGTTATATATAACCGGTGGCCTTTCAGAAAAGGTGTGTATCCATCCCCGTTTCCGACAGACCTGACCATAGAAGCGATAAACATAAAAACGCGAGAAACACGGATTTTGGTTGATCAGGGAGAAAATGCAAGTTTCAGCGCCGACGGAACGAAAATAGTATATGCCAAATCTTTGACAGGTCATATATACGGAGTATATGATTTTCTGGCCGGGAAAGAAACAGAGTACGACCTTACTGATTTATTTCAGTCAGAGAGATATGCCTTTTCAGGAGTTCCCGAATTGAGCCCGGATAATAAGTACTTTCTCACAAGCGGCACTACGGATAAGGATTTTATCATTCATGGCGGACCTCCCCAAATTTATGCTGACGGAGAAATTGAAGGACTTGACTACGATAATAACCAGTTAATGAAATTTTACCGTGTGTCTCTTGATACCGGTGCAGCAGAACTTTTCGATATCGGAGAATATGCCTACTATGATCCGAAATTTTCTCCCGACGGCACAAAACTTCTCTGTACACGGTATGATTACAATAATTTTGAATTTGTCTATTTGTTTGAATATTTTACCGACTGGTCGATACCGGAAAACTGGTATATCAAAGATCCTGATTCCGGTGAGTTTGTCCCTATTACACTGGAAAACTTCTATTATGTCGATGAACCGCAGGTAGTTTACGAGAAAATCAGAGACGGTGTTTATTTTACTATCGAGAGTATGGGTAAAAAAGCCCCGAAAAAGATCGGAATCTGGGAGATCACACGTGAAGTTATCATATACGATCTTATTACCGGTGAAGTGACAAAAGTCGGAGATCCGGACCATTATGATTCATATTACGGAAGCTGGTCTCCGGATGGCACCAAAGTCTGCTATGTCCGTAACGATGAGGATGTTTCATATCTGTACATATATGACGTCCTGAATGGTACATATAAAGTTGTTTTCGCCGATGGAGAAACCGGACCTACGGCAGTTGATGATACCGAACCCACGAGTTTTACTCTTTTAAGTAATTATCCGAATCCGTTTAATCCGACAACGACTATCGAGTTCTCACTGCCCTTACAGGGAAATGTCGATATTGTCATCTACAATGTAATGGGGCAGAAAGTCAGGGAACTCCTCTCTGAGCACATGAACCAGGGCACCCACTCGGTGGTCTGGAACGGCCGTGACGACTCCGGTACAGCTGTTTCGTCAGGGGTATATCTGTGCCGTCTAAAGATGGATAAACAGATAGCGACGAGACGGATGATGTTGCTCAGGTAA
- a CDS encoding T9SS type A sorting domain-containing protein, which yields MRYLYSFLLMSSLFVFSIDSVSSQVWISGETQARIIGTDWSPDGQYIAYGVNRDIMLISADGGDPVNLTEDVDDICLYPKFSPDGTEVTYSRWPYHQDTILSGPPCSTSIEAINIHTGEIRVVIEDGYLASFSPDGRYAAYAKDMTRQYYGIYDLQTEDEHKYNLEILTTPLYDRAGRPSIYSDNTHFITTATTIKDFVIQTEYDSDTDNNQYKMYRISIDTGKAAIVDIGEYSYFDPMYSRDGTKLLCTQKDYNHFIIQRAYEFEKDFSIPEGIYLKDGDTGEYVPITIENYYDVDEPQELYYKDNTGEMLAWDGTVTKSYGIWDVTSEVVIYDLLSGEVTRILDPYSCDTMYGSWSPDGTKICYVRKETDASYLNIYDIEQNAHSIIHVEGESVPSAVHDQKPVLLSIKGIYPNPFNPSTTIEFSLSQTGNVHIVIYNMIGQKIRDLFNGTINRGLHSQMWNGRDNQGGTVSSGVYLCHLTMGEQVASRQMLLLR from the coding sequence ATGAGATACTTGTATTCGTTTTTGCTCATGTCATCACTATTTGTTTTTTCTATAGATTCTGTTTCATCTCAGGTTTGGATTTCCGGGGAAACTCAAGCCCGGATTATCGGTACCGACTGGTCTCCGGACGGGCAATATATTGCTTACGGAGTAAACAGGGATATAATGTTAATTTCAGCCGATGGGGGTGATCCGGTAAATCTCACGGAAGATGTGGATGATATATGTCTGTATCCGAAATTTTCACCTGATGGAACGGAAGTCACGTACAGCCGGTGGCCGTATCACCAGGATACGATATTATCGGGACCACCCTGCAGTACATCTATTGAAGCTATAAATATACATACGGGGGAAATCCGGGTAGTGATCGAAGACGGTTACCTCGCAAGTTTCAGCCCTGACGGACGGTATGCGGCATATGCCAAAGACATGACACGTCAATATTATGGTATCTATGATTTACAAACGGAAGATGAGCACAAGTATAATCTTGAGATACTGACCACACCTTTGTATGATCGGGCCGGCAGACCCTCGATATACTCTGACAACACTCATTTTATTACTACCGCAACTACTATCAAAGACTTTGTTATCCAAACGGAATACGATTCCGATACGGATAATAACCAGTACAAGATGTACCGGATTTCGATTGATACCGGGAAAGCGGCAATTGTCGACATTGGAGAATACTCATATTTTGATCCGATGTATTCCCGCGATGGGACAAAACTTCTCTGTACGCAAAAAGACTACAATCATTTTATCATACAACGTGCTTATGAATTTGAAAAAGATTTTTCCATACCCGAAGGAATTTATCTAAAAGATGGCGATACGGGAGAATATGTTCCCATTACTATCGAAAATTATTATGACGTCGATGAGCCACAGGAATTGTATTATAAAGATAATACCGGTGAGATGTTAGCCTGGGACGGTACGGTCACAAAGAGTTACGGTATATGGGATGTGACAAGTGAAGTGGTCATATACGACCTATTGTCAGGTGAAGTTACCCGAATACTTGATCCGTATTCCTGCGACACGATGTATGGAAGCTGGTCACCGGATGGGACAAAAATATGCTATGTCCGCAAAGAAACCGATGCTTCATATTTAAATATTTACGATATAGAACAGAATGCCCATAGTATAATTCATGTCGAAGGAGAATCCGTGCCGTCGGCTGTGCATGATCAAAAACCTGTATTATTGTCGATTAAAGGCATTTATCCCAATCCGTTTAATCCGTCGACAACGATTGAATTTTCGCTGTCTCAAACAGGTAATGTTCATATTGTTATTTACAACATGATCGGGCAGAAAATAAGAGATCTTTTTAACGGTACCATTAACCGTGGTCTTCATTCTCAAATGTGGAACGGCCGTGACAACCAAGGCGGCACTGTTTCGTCAGGGGTGTATCTGTGTCATCTGACAATGGGAGAACAGGTGGCGTCGAGACAGATGTTGCTGCTCAGATAA
- a CDS encoding BlaI/MecI/CopY family transcriptional regulator yields the protein MTELEIGYGQMKVLRALWEVKRATAQELTDILGKNEPIKFSTVSTFLRILVKKEVIAYDVDNRTFIYYPLVKEEDIANYAVTNLIDHVFAGSKDGFVSFIVKNNYIDPEEAGKIKEMLDNEE from the coding sequence ATGACAGAACTTGAAATCGGTTACGGACAGATGAAAGTATTGCGGGCTTTGTGGGAGGTAAAAAGGGCAACAGCACAGGAATTGACGGACATTTTAGGCAAAAATGAGCCAATCAAATTCAGCACGGTTTCCACGTTTCTCCGCATTTTGGTAAAGAAGGAGGTAATTGCGTATGACGTTGACAACCGTACCTTTATCTATTACCCGCTTGTTAAAGAAGAGGATATAGCGAATTATGCGGTGACGAATTTGATAGATCATGTTTTTGCAGGATCAAAAGATGGTTTTGTGTCATTTATTGTGAAAAACAATTATATCGATCCTGAAGAAGCGGGGAAAATTAAAGAGATGCTCGATAATGAGGAGTAA